A region of Bradysia coprophila strain Holo2 unplaced genomic scaffold, BU_Bcop_v1 contig_373, whole genome shotgun sequence DNA encodes the following proteins:
- the LOC119082100 gene encoding uncharacterized protein LOC119082100 yields the protein MHSPSEKRETAPPSYASVTGDDTISSSISPGFDRFVRIVGNHETLHFHAPNGMGCCTVPDVVQIRDSSENPILCIMTGRMIVASGSNRVVSSREVTSPSGEALISIGSGATQTLSSGDQILGRLDDDKLVCSQTLQATNVMGDVIFEGAGDNNMGGSGCGCCVECGFGCCKPNAEEFIFSHRGVTLGRLARSGSNSSGNKLEIFNSTDMDPRTKAILIYAGYSAFLMFFVDTKCGRIGDRGIGRTICCFLLIGTVILLSLPLLILL from the exons ATGCACAGCCCATCGGAGAAACGAGAAACAGCACCACCAAGTTATGCGAGTGTTACTGGCGATGACACAATTTCTTCATCGATTTCACCCGGATTCGATCGGTTCGTTCGAATTGTCGGAAATCATGAGACATTACACTTTCATGCACCCAATGGCATGGGTTGTTGTACCGTGCCTGACGTAGTACAGATCCGAGATTCAtctgaaaatccaattttatgCATCATGACGGGACGAATGATAGTTGCAAGTGGTAGCAATCGTGTCGTATCGTCCAGAGAAGTTACATCTCCTAGTGGCGAAGCGTTAATATCAATAGGTTCGGGAGCA ACACAAACATTGAGCAGTGGCGATCAAATTTTGGGTAGATTAGATGATGACAAGCTGGTGTGTAGTCAAACATTGCAAGCCACAAATGTAATGGGAGACGTAATATTCGAGGGTGCTGGGGATAATAATATGGGTGGAAGTGGATGTGGCTGTTGCGTGGAATGCGGTTTCGGATGTTGCAAGCCAAATGCCGAGGAATTCATTTTTAGCCACCGTGGAGTTACTCTCGGACGATTAGCAAGATCCGGCAGCAATTCAAGTGGAAATAAGTTGGAGATCTTCAATTCGACTGACATGGATCCTCGAACGAAGGCCATTCTGATTTACGCTGGTTATTCTGCA tttttaatgTTCTTCGTGGACACAAAGTGTGGCAGGATCGGTGATCGTGGTATAGGCAGAACAATCTGTTGCTTCTTGCTTATTGGAACTGTGATTCTACTGAGTCTTccacttttaattttactttaa